The Glycine max cultivar Williams 82 chromosome 12, Glycine_max_v4.0, whole genome shotgun sequence genome window below encodes:
- the LOC100777078 gene encoding 26S proteasome non-ATPase regulatory subunit 2 homolog A: MAPDPNRAGTSASANAAKDDAVAKKKVENEDLSDEDLALKQQLELYVERVQDPDQGLQKVALESMRQEIRTSTSSMTSVPKPLKFLRPHYGTLKTYYETMAESDLKKYLADILSVLALTMSAEGERESLKYRLLGSEGDIGSWGHEYVRNLAGEIAQEYAKRQSEEAPIDDLMELVQQIVAFHMKHNAEPEAVDLLMEVEDLDMLSGHVDKTNFKRTCLYLTSSARYLPGPDDMLVLDIAYSIYKQFEEYPNALQIALFMDNMQHVREVFTSCNDVLRKKQFCYMLARHGITFELDEKMVSDDEDRELLQEIINNSKLSEGYLTLARDIEVMEPKSPEDIYKAHLLDGRASAGASVDSARQNLAATFVNAFVNAGFGQDKLMTVPTDSSSSASSGNWLFKNKEHGKTSAAASLGMILLWDVDSGLAQIDKYFHSNDNHVIAGALLGVGIVNCSIKNDCDPAMALLGDYIDKEDTSTRIGAIMGLGIAYAGSQNEQLREKLTGVLNDSKASLEVLAFAAISLGLIYVGSCNEEIAQAIIYTLMDRSESELGEPLTRLLPLGLGLLYLGKQDSVEATAEVSKTFNEKIRKYCDMTLLSCAYAGTGNVLKVQNLLGHCSQHLDKGETHQGPAVLGIAMVAMAEELGLEMAIRSLEHLLQYGEQNIRRAVPLALGLLCISNPKVNVMDTLSRLSHDTDSEVAMAAVISLGLIGAGTNNARIAGMLRNLSSYYYKDTSLLFCVRIAQGLVHLGKGLLTLNPYHSDRFLLSPTALAGLITMLHACLDMKAIVLGKYHYVLYFLVLAMQPRMLLTVDENLKPLSVPVRVGQAVDVVGQAGRPKTITGFQTHSTPVLLAAGDRAELATEKYIPLSPILEGFVILKENPDYREE; encoded by the exons ATGGCGCCCGATCCTAATCGCGCCGGCACTAGCGCCAGCGCCAACGCCGCCAAAGACGACGCCGTCGCCAAAAAGAAGGTCGAAAACGAAGATCTG TCCGATGAGGATTTGGCGCTGAAGCAGCAATTGGAGTTGTACGTGGAAAGGGTTCAGGATCCTGACCAGGGATTGCAGAAGGTTGCACTCGAGAGCATGAG GCAAGAAATTCGAACTTCCACGAGCTCTATGACTTCGGTTCCTAAGCCGTTGAAGTTCCTTCGCCCTCATTATGGCACTCTTAAAACGTATTATGAAACTATGGCGGAGTCTGATTTGAAG AAGTACCTGGCGGATATATTGTCGGTTTTGGCACTCACAATGTCTGCCGAAGGCGAACGA GAAAGCCTCAAGTATAGACTATTGGGTTCTGAGGGTGACATTGGTTCCTGGGGCCACGAGTATGTTAG GAATCTGGCTGGAGAAATTGCTCAAGAATATGCAAAACGACAG AGTGAAGAGGCTCCCATAGATGATCTCATGGAACTTGTGCAACAAATTGTTGCTTTTCACATGAAG CATAATGCAGAACCTGAAGCTGTTGATCTTTTGATGGAG GTTGAAGATCTGGATATGTTGAGTGGACATGTTgacaaaacaaattttaaaaggaCTTGCCTATATCTCACCAGTTCAGCTAG ATACCTCCCGGGACCAGATGATATGCTAGTTTTGGACATTGCATATTCAATCTATAAACAATTTGAAGAATATCCAAATGCACTCCAAATTGCATTGTTCATGGATAACATGCAG CACGTGAGGGAGGTGTTCACCTCTTGTAATGATGTGCTGCGGAAGAAGCAATTCTGTTACATGCTTGCACGTCAT GGAATTACTTTTGAGCTTGATGAGAAGATGGTTTCAGACGATGAGGACAGAGAATTGTTGCAGGAAATCATAAACAATTCTAAGTTAAGTGAAGGATATCTCACCCTTGCTCGTGATATTGAGGTCATGGAGCCCAAGTCCCCTGAGGATATATACAAG GCACACTTGCTTGATGGCCGGGCTAGTGCTGGTGCAAGTGTTGACTCAGCTAGACAGAACCTTGCTGCAACTTTTGTTAATGCATTTGTAAATGCTGGCTTTGGTCAG GATAAATTAATGACTGTTCCAACAGATTCTTCAAGCAGTGCTTCTTCTGGAAATTGGCTTTTCAAAAATAAGGAACATGGGAAGACTAGTGCTGCAGCTAGTCTG GGTATGATTTTACTCTGGGATGTTGACTCGGGACTTGCTCAAATTGACAAGTACTTCCATAGTAATGATAATCATGTCATTGCTGGTGCATTACTGGGTGTTGGAATTGTGAATTGTAGTATCAAGAATGACTGTGATCCT GCAATGGCACTTCTAGGTGACTATATAGATAAAGAAGACACTTCAACAAGGATTGGTGCAATTATGGGTTTGGGAATTGCATATGCTGGTTCCCAGAATGAGCAG TTACGTGAGAAATTGACAGGTGTACTGAATGATTCTAAAGCTTCACTTGAGGTGCTTGCTTTTGCTGCTATTTCTTTGGGCTTGATCTATGTGGGTTCTTGCAATGAAGAAATTGCTCAAGCAATTATATATACACTAATGGACCGGAGTGAGTCAGAGTTGGGAGAGCCCCTTACACGACTTTTACCTCTCGGTCTTGGTCTTCTATATCTTGGAAAGCAG GACAGTGTTGAGGCAACTGCCGAAGTTTCAAAGACTTTCAATGAAAAAATTAGAAAGTATTGTGACATGACACTACTATCATGTGCCTATGCTGGAACTGGAAATGTCCTCAAG GTTCAAAATCTGTTGGGTCATTGTTCACAACATCTTGATAAAGGTGAAACTCACCAGGGTCCTGCTGTGCTTGGAATTGCTATGGTAGCTATGGCTGAAGAATTAGGACTTGAGATGGCGATTCGATCATTAGAACATCTTCTACAATATGGAGAGCAGAATATTCGCCGAGCAGTTCCTTTGGCACTTGGTCTACTCTGTATATCAAATCCAAAG GTCAATGTTATGGATACCTTAAGCAGACTTAGCCATGATACTGATTCAGAAGTAGCTATG GCAGCTGTTATCTCCTTGGGTCTGATAGGTGCTGGAACGAACAATGCTCGAATTGCTGGCATGCTTCGCAATCTTTCTAGTTATTACTACAAGGATACCAGCCTTCTATTCTGT GTGCGGATTGCCCAAGGTCTTGTACATTTGGGAAAGGGCTTATTAACACTTAATCCATATCATTCTGATCGCTTCTTACTGTCACC GACAGCACTTGCTGGATTAATTACCATGTTGCACGCATGCCTAGACATGAAAGCTATTGTGTTGGGAAAATATCACTATGTTCTCTACTTCCTCGTTTTGGCAATGCAG CCAAGGATGTTGTTGACTGTGGATGAGAACTTGAAGCCTCTATCAGTGCCTGTTCGTGTTGGACAAGCCGTAGATGTTGTTGGACAAGCAGGTCGTCCGAAAACAATCACTGGCTTTCAGACCCACTCCACCCCTGTTCTCCTGGCTGCTGGGGACAGGGCGGAGCTCGCAACGGAAAA ATACATTCCCCTATCACCAATTCTTGAAGGTTTTGTAATATTGAAGGAGAATCCAGATTACAGGGAAGAGTGA